In the Arthrobacter sp. 31Y genome, one interval contains:
- a CDS encoding copper homeostasis protein CutC, which yields MKLEIAVVSAAGAGTAAAEGAHRIELCSSLELGGITPSQGLMEASMEHADGRLEIHPLIRSRPGDFQYSASDVDTMVHEIRHLLAQGAHGVVVGALTPSGDVDVHAIQRLVDSAKEANSETELTFHRAIDQSRDPLESLERLLELGFTRVLTSGHAATAGAGLSTLTAMAARAGNALQIMAGGGLTLDDIPAMHRAGLSAVHLSAKKTVSTLGEGSISLGTQDGSDPTAYTVTDREVVRAAKAMVNALNLAMPK from the coding sequence ATGAAACTTGAAATTGCCGTGGTCAGCGCTGCGGGTGCAGGTACGGCCGCTGCCGAGGGAGCCCACCGGATCGAACTCTGCAGCAGCCTTGAACTGGGAGGTATTACACCCAGCCAAGGTCTCATGGAGGCCAGCATGGAGCATGCGGACGGGCGTTTGGAGATTCATCCGCTGATCCGTTCCAGGCCCGGTGATTTCCAGTACTCAGCATCGGACGTGGACACCATGGTGCATGAAATCCGGCACCTGCTGGCCCAGGGAGCCCACGGGGTGGTAGTCGGGGCTCTCACTCCGTCCGGAGACGTAGACGTGCACGCGATCCAGCGCCTGGTGGATTCCGCCAAGGAAGCCAACTCGGAAACCGAACTCACCTTCCACAGAGCCATTGACCAGTCACGAGACCCCTTGGAATCCTTGGAGCGACTGCTGGAGCTGGGCTTCACCAGGGTCCTCACCTCGGGCCACGCAGCCACCGCGGGAGCCGGGCTGTCCACGTTGACGGCCATGGCAGCACGTGCCGGGAACGCCCTGCAGATCATGGCCGGTGGCGGACTGACCTTGGACGACATTCCCGCGATGCACAGGGCAGGCCTTTCCGCCGTTCACCTCTCCGCCAAGAAGACCGTCTCCACCCTCGGGGAGGGCTCCATCTCCCTCGGCACCCAGGACGGCAGCGATCCCACGGCGTACACCGTCACCGATCGCGAGGTTGTTCGGGCGGCCAAGGCGATGGTGAACGCACTTAATCTCGCAATGCCCAAGTAG
- a CDS encoding MFS transporter, with product MATPVQNSKAVDASVTAHKAAAPMTHRQIMEALTGLLAAFFTAILSSTIVANALPTIMSELKGTQTDFAWVITAALLANAATTPIWGKLADLFDKKLLVQLSIIIFVAGSVMAGLSETIPLLLTARVIQGVAMGGLTALAQAIIGSMIPPRDRGKYSGYMGAVMAVGTAGGPLLGGFIVDSPLGWRWTFFVCVPLAVVALILLQVTLKIEHIKRPAKIDWLGSILLTSGVSLLLIWVSFAGNPDYYDWFSWQSALMVGGGVALLAVLVFVETKVAQPIIPLKIISERTTALAIVASVAVGIAMFGSSTFLGQYFQVARGATPTEAGLLTLPMIAGNLIGSVASGILISRFGKWKRFLIAGSVLLIGGLAFAGTMDHTTELWIVAIYTGVFGLGLGMLMQNLVLAVQNTVQAKDIGTASASVAFFRSVGGAIGVSVLGAIMSTHVKDLAVEGMAAAGIPVQGGASGASMDLADMPAPVAEIMRAAYGDATAQIFLISAIISVVALLSVLFIKERPLRRTVDAAPEKELIATASGDAGMSLDTSSLDAVKADDDGASRLGAHPPVSAGGRQGSAGDRQVPMGDRQVPNPESGSDLDLEFARILTQERPHGTSDVKEVQEQLSRTQYVLAEQQLQLSRANVELQARLREQQTIAEQQAKTAEELAAVRKELKRERRQQERMALLLLQGVEARSEHGKHAG from the coding sequence ATGGCTACACCAGTACAAAACTCCAAGGCGGTGGACGCCTCAGTCACCGCGCACAAGGCCGCCGCGCCCATGACGCACCGGCAGATCATGGAAGCCCTCACCGGGCTCCTCGCGGCTTTCTTTACGGCGATCCTTAGCAGCACCATCGTTGCCAACGCACTGCCAACCATCATGTCCGAGCTCAAGGGCACGCAAACCGACTTCGCGTGGGTCATCACGGCTGCGTTGTTGGCGAACGCTGCAACCACGCCCATCTGGGGAAAGCTCGCGGACCTCTTCGACAAGAAGCTCCTCGTCCAGCTGAGCATCATCATCTTCGTGGCCGGCTCGGTCATGGCGGGTCTCTCTGAAACCATTCCGCTGCTGCTGACCGCCCGCGTCATCCAAGGCGTGGCCATGGGTGGCCTCACCGCCCTCGCGCAAGCGATCATCGGCTCCATGATTCCGCCGCGTGACCGCGGCAAGTACTCCGGTTACATGGGCGCAGTCATGGCCGTAGGTACCGCTGGCGGCCCGCTGCTGGGTGGCTTCATCGTTGACAGCCCATTGGGATGGCGTTGGACGTTCTTCGTCTGCGTGCCCCTCGCCGTCGTCGCGCTCATCCTGCTCCAGGTGACCCTTAAGATCGAGCACATCAAACGCCCTGCCAAGATCGACTGGCTCGGTTCCATCCTCCTGACGTCCGGTGTGAGCCTGCTCCTCATTTGGGTTTCCTTCGCCGGCAACCCTGACTACTACGACTGGTTCTCCTGGCAGTCAGCCCTCATGGTGGGTGGCGGTGTAGCTCTTCTGGCTGTGCTTGTGTTTGTGGAAACCAAGGTCGCGCAGCCCATCATTCCGCTGAAGATCATCTCCGAGCGCACCACGGCCCTGGCCATTGTTGCCTCCGTTGCAGTCGGCATCGCCATGTTCGGCTCGTCCACCTTCCTGGGTCAGTACTTCCAGGTTGCCCGCGGCGCCACACCCACCGAGGCCGGCCTGCTGACGCTGCCCATGATCGCCGGCAACCTGATCGGCTCGGTCGCGTCCGGCATCCTGATCAGCCGTTTCGGCAAGTGGAAGAGGTTCCTGATTGCAGGCTCCGTCCTCCTCATTGGCGGCCTCGCGTTCGCCGGAACCATGGACCACACCACTGAACTGTGGATCGTGGCCATCTACACCGGCGTGTTCGGCCTCGGACTGGGCATGCTGATGCAGAACCTGGTGCTGGCTGTGCAGAACACCGTCCAGGCCAAGGACATTGGAACCGCCAGTGCCTCGGTGGCGTTCTTCCGCTCAGTGGGTGGCGCGATTGGTGTCTCCGTCCTTGGTGCCATCATGTCCACGCATGTGAAGGACCTTGCCGTTGAAGGCATGGCCGCCGCCGGGATTCCCGTCCAGGGCGGCGCGTCCGGAGCCAGTATGGACCTTGCAGATATGCCCGCTCCCGTCGCCGAGATCATGCGTGCTGCCTACGGCGATGCAACTGCCCAGATCTTCCTGATCTCCGCGATCATCAGCGTTGTGGCACTCTTGTCAGTGCTGTTCATCAAGGAACGTCCGCTGCGCCGCACAGTTGATGCTGCTCCCGAAAAGGAGCTCATTGCCACGGCCTCGGGAGACGCCGGAATGTCGCTGGATACCTCGTCACTGGACGCAGTAAAAGCGGACGACGACGGCGCAAGCCGCCTGGGTGCCCACCCTCCCGTTTCGGCGGGCGGCCGGCAGGGATCGGCTGGGGATCGACAGGTTCCGATGGGGGATCGTCAGGTTCCGAACCCGGAGTCCGGATCCGATCTTGACCTCGAGTTTGCACGGATCCTCACCCAGGAACGGCCGCACGGTACGTCGGACGTGAAGGAAGTCCAGGAGCAGTTGTCCCGTACCCAGTACGTTCTGGCAGAACAGCAGCTGCAACTCAGCCGCGCCAACGTGGAACTGCAGGCTCGCTTGCGGGAGCAGCAAACCATCGCGGAGCAACAAGCCAAAACCGCCGAGGAACTCGCCGCTGTCCGCAAGGAACTCAAACGCGAACGCAGGCAGCAGGAACGCATGGCGCTGTTGCTGCTCCAAGGTGTTGAGGCCCGCTCCGAGCACGGAAAGCACGCAGGCTAA
- a CDS encoding ABC transporter ATP-binding protein: MTEQDQQKKRGWAAKAQAAKDAKATAEAEVATEVLDDEDFVEEEYVPSEADGGMFGDVPAKKAKEFWPSAKRLMGLLKPEAVGVYIVIGLVIVSVVLNVIAPKVLGNAMDVIFGGVMGRQIPEGVSQEQFVELMRQQGQGNFADMVSKMDLTNGIDFPKLTFLISIVLLMYFVANIFLWAQGWLLNRIVMRVIKKLRNDVQAKLNRLPLNYFDTRQRGDILSRVTNDVDNVQQGLQQAFSQLVSSVLTVLGITVMMFIVSWELALIALIALPLSGIVAGVIGARSQKLFAAQWKNTGALNGQIEESFSGHDLVKVFGRDADMLQRFDEKNEELYKASFGAQFVSGVIFPAMNFVSYLAYVGIAVVGGLRVASGSMSLGDATAFIQYSREFTQPLGQIAGMANMLQSGVASAERVFEFLDADEEVEENGTRHLPSKTDGHVEFEHVSFSYVEDKPLIEDLSFAAQPGHTVAIVGPTGAGKTTLVNLVMRFYELNAGRITLDGVDIKDLSRAELRSKVGMVLQDAWLFGGTIYDNIKYGNLDATEDQIMEAAKATYVDRFVRALPDGYQTIIDEEGNNVSAGEKQLITIARAFVSDPSLLILDEATSSVDTRTELLLQKAMAALRTDRTSFVIAHRLSTIRDADTILVMENGKIVEQGNHAHLLTLQGAYYRLYMSQFAGEEDTAVDDSTAVHS, encoded by the coding sequence ATGACCGAGCAGGACCAGCAGAAGAAGCGTGGCTGGGCTGCCAAGGCTCAAGCCGCGAAAGACGCCAAGGCAACAGCCGAGGCTGAGGTAGCAACTGAAGTGCTCGACGACGAAGACTTCGTCGAAGAGGAATACGTTCCTTCCGAAGCTGATGGCGGCATGTTCGGTGACGTCCCGGCAAAGAAGGCCAAGGAGTTCTGGCCGTCCGCCAAGCGACTCATGGGCCTGCTGAAGCCCGAGGCAGTGGGCGTGTACATCGTGATCGGCCTCGTCATCGTCTCGGTGGTCCTCAACGTGATCGCCCCCAAGGTCCTGGGTAACGCCATGGACGTCATTTTCGGCGGCGTCATGGGCCGGCAGATCCCTGAGGGGGTCTCCCAGGAGCAGTTCGTGGAACTCATGCGTCAGCAGGGCCAGGGCAACTTCGCGGACATGGTCTCCAAGATGGACCTCACCAACGGGATTGACTTCCCCAAGCTGACGTTCCTGATTTCAATCGTGCTCCTCATGTACTTTGTGGCCAACATCTTCCTGTGGGCCCAGGGTTGGTTGCTCAACAGGATCGTCATGCGGGTCATCAAGAAGCTCCGTAACGACGTCCAGGCCAAGCTCAACAGGCTCCCGTTGAACTACTTCGACACCCGCCAGCGTGGCGACATCCTGTCCCGCGTCACCAACGACGTCGACAACGTCCAGCAAGGCCTCCAGCAGGCGTTCTCTCAACTGGTCAGCTCAGTACTCACTGTCCTGGGCATCACGGTCATGATGTTCATCGTGTCCTGGGAATTGGCGCTGATTGCCTTGATCGCCCTGCCGTTGTCCGGCATTGTGGCGGGCGTCATTGGTGCCCGCAGCCAGAAGCTCTTCGCAGCACAGTGGAAGAACACCGGCGCACTGAACGGCCAGATCGAGGAATCGTTCTCCGGCCACGACCTCGTGAAGGTCTTCGGGCGCGATGCTGACATGCTGCAGCGTTTCGACGAGAAGAACGAGGAACTCTACAAGGCCTCCTTCGGTGCGCAGTTCGTGTCCGGCGTGATCTTCCCGGCCATGAACTTCGTGTCCTACCTTGCGTACGTCGGCATTGCCGTGGTGGGTGGCCTGCGTGTTGCCTCGGGATCCATGAGCCTGGGCGATGCCACCGCCTTCATCCAGTACTCGCGTGAATTCACCCAGCCGCTGGGTCAGATTGCCGGCATGGCCAACATGCTGCAGTCCGGCGTTGCTTCCGCAGAGCGCGTCTTCGAGTTCCTGGACGCCGATGAAGAAGTTGAAGAGAACGGTACGCGCCACCTGCCCTCCAAGACGGACGGCCACGTGGAGTTCGAGCACGTCTCGTTCAGCTACGTGGAAGACAAGCCGCTCATTGAGGACCTCTCCTTTGCTGCGCAACCTGGTCACACCGTCGCGATTGTTGGCCCCACCGGTGCTGGCAAGACCACGCTGGTGAACCTCGTGATGCGTTTCTACGAGCTCAACGCCGGCCGGATCACCTTGGACGGCGTGGATATCAAGGACCTCAGTCGCGCAGAACTGCGGTCCAAGGTGGGCATGGTGTTGCAGGATGCCTGGCTGTTTGGCGGGACCATCTACGACAACATCAAGTACGGCAACCTGGATGCTACCGAGGACCAAATCATGGAGGCGGCCAAGGCCACCTACGTGGACCGCTTCGTACGTGCGCTCCCGGATGGCTACCAGACCATCATCGACGAAGAAGGCAACAACGTCAGCGCCGGTGAAAAGCAGCTCATCACCATCGCCCGAGCCTTCGTGTCAGATCCGTCGCTGCTGATCCTGGACGAAGCTACGAGCTCCGTGGACACCCGTACCGAGCTGTTGCTGCAGAAGGCCATGGCTGCGCTCCGCACGGACCGGACGAGCTTTGTGATCGCCCACCGCCTGTCCACCATTCGCGACGCCGACACCATCCTGGTGATGGAGAACGGCAAGATCGTGGAACAGGGCAACCACGCCCACCTGCTCACCCTGCAGGGTGCGTACTACCGGTTGTACATGTCCCAGTTCGCTGGTGAGGAAGACACCGCAGTGGATGACTCGACGGCGGTGCACAGCTGA
- a CDS encoding LysR family transcriptional regulator, which yields MAEFTLRQLEYFVAVLDHGSLTKAASESNISQAAASMAIAQLEKSLGLDLLIRTRAKRVEPTPAGLELGVRARRILGEAADLQAGALMRSHEEMRGRVSIGCMVAISPRVIPELVGYFAEKWPEVELDFVEGAAEDLQKAVGEGELDLAFVYSLQVVPGVDVVKVVESRPQFMLAASHPLAARASLRFADLASEDVILFNVPPSAERVTAMFLSAGIEPKVRWKSVVAQTIRGVVASGRAISVTHAWPGVAPVYADAKVALVPIDDDLPESWLVAAVPPGITRPRRVDEVIEAAIHLAR from the coding sequence ATGGCAGAGTTCACCCTGCGCCAGCTCGAGTACTTTGTGGCGGTGCTCGATCATGGCTCCCTCACCAAGGCTGCGAGCGAAAGCAACATCTCCCAGGCCGCTGCCTCAATGGCGATCGCCCAGTTGGAAAAAAGCCTCGGCCTGGACCTGCTCATCCGGACCCGTGCGAAGAGAGTGGAGCCCACGCCGGCGGGACTTGAACTCGGCGTCCGTGCCCGGCGAATCCTCGGGGAGGCGGCCGATCTGCAGGCCGGGGCCCTGATGCGGTCCCATGAAGAGATGCGGGGCCGGGTTTCCATCGGCTGCATGGTGGCCATTTCGCCCCGGGTGATCCCGGAACTCGTCGGCTATTTCGCGGAGAAGTGGCCCGAGGTGGAGCTCGACTTTGTGGAGGGTGCTGCCGAAGACCTGCAGAAGGCGGTGGGGGAGGGTGAACTGGACCTCGCGTTTGTCTACTCCCTTCAGGTGGTGCCGGGCGTGGATGTGGTCAAGGTAGTGGAATCGCGTCCGCAGTTCATGCTGGCTGCGAGCCACCCTCTAGCAGCAAGGGCGTCGCTACGCTTCGCCGACCTTGCCAGCGAGGATGTCATCCTCTTCAACGTGCCGCCCAGTGCCGAGCGCGTCACAGCCATGTTCCTTTCGGCGGGCATTGAGCCGAAGGTTCGCTGGAAAAGCGTGGTGGCGCAGACCATCCGCGGCGTGGTGGCCAGTGGAAGGGCTATCTCCGTGACTCACGCGTGGCCGGGGGTCGCGCCTGTTTACGCGGACGCCAAAGTTGCCCTGGTGCCCATTGACGACGATCTTCCTGAGAGCTGGCTCGTCGCTGCCGTGCCCCCGGGGATCACGCGGCCACGCAGGGTGGATGAGGTCATCGAGGCGGCGATTCACCTGGCCAGGTAA
- a CDS encoding MarR family winged helix-turn-helix transcriptional regulator, protein MSVGSATATDLVHQIFDLQRTLRCVVTAHMSRVPDVGMAVQGVMRFIGEGETRATHLATRLGVSAPVLSRHITELEELGFVLRRPDPADGRAQLLALTEEGAAKLREFEEQRSVRLRDYLADWSEADALEASQVINKLTVSLKDSIRATAAGSITTNQTA, encoded by the coding sequence ATGTCCGTTGGTTCTGCCACGGCAACCGATCTTGTGCATCAGATCTTCGATCTCCAGCGCACGCTGCGCTGTGTGGTGACCGCCCACATGTCCCGCGTTCCCGACGTCGGAATGGCTGTGCAAGGGGTGATGCGCTTCATCGGCGAGGGGGAGACCCGCGCTACGCACCTGGCCACGCGACTCGGTGTCAGCGCACCGGTCCTCAGCCGGCACATCACCGAACTCGAGGAACTTGGCTTTGTGCTCAGGCGGCCCGATCCCGCGGACGGCCGGGCCCAGCTCCTTGCCCTCACTGAGGAAGGCGCGGCGAAACTGCGCGAATTTGAAGAACAACGCAGCGTGAGACTGCGGGATTACCTGGCGGATTGGAGCGAGGCTGACGCCCTCGAGGCCTCTCAGGTCATCAACAAACTCACCGTGTCCCTCAAGGACTCAATCCGGGCAACGGCGGCCGGCTCCATCACAACAAACCAGACAGCTTAG
- a CDS encoding ABC transporter ATP-binding protein produces MLVTLIRRYSKPYLPQIVAVLIFQLASTIATLYLPSLNAKIIDEGVSRGDTDFIWQTGALMLAVALGQVLTAIIAVYFGSRVAMAIGRDLRRSVFRQVSSFSAQDVNAFGAPTLITRGTNDVQQVQMLVLMGLNFMVSTPIMCVGGIIMALREDLSLSWLVWVSVPVLVAVVGYLVVRLMPLFRSMQTKIDAINGVLREQIIGIRVVRAFVREPHEAKRFGDANEDLTAVSVKIGNLFVLMFPAIGMILHLSTAAVLWFGGQRVDSGDMQVGALTAFLQYLLQILMAVMMGTFMAMMIPRASVCADRIGEVLDVEPSIHNPTSPVVPAEKKGRVEFRDVTFKYPGAEAPVLSNISFTAEPGKTLAIIGSTGAGKTTLVSLLPRLYDVASGDVLLDGVPVTKMDASEITSRVSAVPQKPYLFSGTIEHNLRFGKPDATDEELWDALETAQAKGFVEEKSSGLSRRIAQGGTNVSGGQRQRLSIARALVTKPNVYLFDDSFSALDVATDARLRKALKAKTRDATVIIVAQRVSTIADADEILVLDNGRIVDRGTHDELLETSPTYQEIVESQLSVEEVA; encoded by the coding sequence ATGCTTGTCACCCTTATACGGCGCTATTCCAAGCCGTATTTGCCGCAGATTGTGGCCGTGCTGATTTTTCAGCTGGCGTCCACCATCGCCACGCTCTACCTCCCCAGCCTCAACGCCAAGATTATTGATGAGGGAGTTTCCCGTGGAGATACTGACTTCATCTGGCAGACCGGTGCGCTCATGCTCGCTGTCGCCCTTGGACAGGTGCTCACTGCCATCATCGCCGTGTACTTCGGCTCCCGCGTCGCCATGGCCATTGGTCGGGACTTGCGCCGCAGCGTCTTCAGGCAGGTCAGCAGCTTTTCCGCTCAGGATGTCAACGCTTTCGGTGCTCCCACGCTGATCACCCGCGGCACCAATGACGTCCAGCAGGTACAGATGCTGGTACTCATGGGCCTGAACTTCATGGTTTCAACACCCATTATGTGTGTTGGCGGCATCATCATGGCGCTTCGTGAGGACCTTAGCCTTTCCTGGCTGGTCTGGGTCTCCGTCCCTGTCCTGGTGGCAGTCGTGGGCTACCTCGTAGTCCGTCTCATGCCTCTGTTCCGGTCCATGCAGACCAAGATCGACGCCATCAATGGCGTGTTGCGGGAGCAGATCATCGGTATCCGCGTGGTCCGTGCTTTTGTGCGTGAACCCCACGAGGCCAAGCGCTTCGGGGACGCCAATGAAGATCTCACCGCAGTATCGGTAAAGATCGGCAACCTGTTCGTCCTGATGTTCCCTGCCATTGGAATGATCCTGCACCTGTCCACTGCAGCCGTGCTGTGGTTCGGCGGCCAGCGGGTGGACTCCGGCGACATGCAGGTTGGCGCGCTCACTGCCTTCCTCCAGTACCTGCTGCAGATCCTGATGGCCGTCATGATGGGCACGTTCATGGCCATGATGATTCCCCGCGCTTCCGTCTGTGCGGACCGCATCGGCGAGGTTCTGGACGTGGAGCCTTCCATCCACAACCCCACCTCACCGGTGGTGCCGGCCGAGAAGAAGGGACGCGTGGAGTTCCGCGACGTCACGTTCAAGTACCCCGGTGCCGAGGCACCGGTGCTGAGCAACATCTCCTTCACCGCCGAGCCCGGCAAGACCCTGGCCATCATTGGCTCCACGGGCGCCGGCAAGACCACCTTGGTCTCGCTGCTGCCGCGGCTTTACGACGTCGCCTCCGGTGACGTACTGCTCGACGGCGTACCCGTCACCAAGATGGACGCATCGGAGATCACCAGCCGGGTATCTGCGGTGCCGCAGAAGCCATACTTGTTCTCCGGCACCATCGAGCACAACCTGCGCTTCGGCAAGCCCGACGCCACGGACGAAGAACTGTGGGATGCGTTGGAGACGGCGCAGGCCAAGGGCTTCGTGGAAGAAAAGTCATCCGGCTTGAGCCGGCGCATCGCCCAGGGCGGTACCAACGTCTCCGGCGGCCAGCGCCAGAGGCTGTCCATTGCCAGGGCGTTGGTGACCAAACCAAACGTGTACCTGTTTGATGACTCCTTCTCCGCGTTGGATGTCGCTACCGATGCCAGGCTGCGCAAGGCTTTGAAGGCCAAGACACGGGACGCCACGGTCATCATCGTGGCCCAGCGCGTCTCAACCATCGCGGACGCGGACGAGATCCTTGTGCTGGATAACGGCAGGATCGTTGACCGCGGAACGCACGACGAACTGCTGGAGACGTCACCCACCTACCAGGAAATCGTTGAATCCCAGCTGAGCGTGGAGGAAGTGGCATGA
- a CDS encoding acyl-CoA thioesterase: MRWGDMDAYGHINNVQIVRMLEEARIAAFGPPRGAGLPGVEPPAALFNDVEEGTMTLVVEHKVRYVRTLEYRNIPAVVEIWVGAIKGASFDLHYVIKDPVTRADCVKASTHLAFVAEATGRVLRLTPEQKEKLEKYQA; the protein is encoded by the coding sequence ATGCGCTGGGGTGACATGGATGCCTACGGACACATCAACAATGTGCAGATAGTCCGCATGCTTGAGGAAGCCCGCATCGCAGCCTTCGGGCCGCCACGCGGCGCGGGTCTTCCCGGTGTGGAACCACCGGCTGCCCTGTTCAACGACGTTGAGGAGGGCACCATGACCCTCGTAGTGGAGCACAAGGTCCGCTACGTCCGGACTCTGGAATACCGCAACATCCCGGCCGTCGTGGAGATTTGGGTCGGAGCCATCAAGGGTGCCAGCTTTGATCTCCACTACGTCATCAAGGACCCGGTCACCCGGGCGGACTGCGTCAAAGCCAGCACGCATCTGGCCTTCGTCGCCGAGGCCACGGGCCGGGTCCTAAGGCTCACACCGGAGCAAAAGGAAAAGCTGGAAAAGTACCAGGCCTGA